A stretch of Sulfitobacter sp. THAF37 DNA encodes these proteins:
- a CDS encoding amino acid synthesis family protein, with protein sequence MPDFSIRKMQLTLEEVHHDGGTPPETPRRLGAILACVANPFAGRFEADLQPAMEDLKPLGAEMSERLIAALGGKEAIDGYGKGAVVGENGELEHAALWHVPGGYAMRGLLGESNAIVPSCMKRGGVGTRLDVPLGHINAAYVRSHFDGIEVGLPDGPRADEIVFVLAMSCGGRVHSRMGGLEAWQVKGQDGLR encoded by the coding sequence ATGCCTGACTTTTCCATCCGCAAGATGCAGCTGACCCTGGAAGAGGTGCATCACGACGGCGGCACCCCGCCCGAGACGCCGCGCCGTCTGGGCGCCATCCTGGCCTGCGTCGCGAACCCCTTTGCGGGCCGCTTTGAGGCGGATTTGCAGCCCGCGATGGAGGATTTGAAACCGCTGGGTGCCGAAATGAGCGAACGGCTGATCGCGGCGCTTGGCGGAAAGGAGGCGATCGACGGCTACGGCAAAGGCGCCGTCGTGGGTGAGAACGGCGAGCTGGAGCACGCCGCGCTCTGGCATGTGCCGGGGGGATACGCGATGCGCGGACTTCTGGGCGAGTCAAATGCAATCGTGCCGTCCTGCATGAAGCGCGGCGGTGTCGGCACCCGGCTGGACGTGCCGCTGGGCCATATCAACGCCGCCTATGTGCGCAGCCATTTCGACGGGATCGAGGTTGGCCTGCCCGACGGGCCGCGCGCGGACGAGATCGTATTTGTCCTTGCCATGTCCTGCGGCGGGCGGGTCCATTCCCGGATGGGCGGGCTGGAAGCCTGGCAGGTCAAGGGCCAGGACGGATTGCGATGA
- a CDS encoding SRPBCC domain-containing protein has protein sequence MSHRAVDFAEVGAQVRLGPAGGWTILHHEMDAKVGGQLAQLASRMLDGFAKKRADQFLSKCQQVAGPSGSDASVGAPEEGVRTGWFGRRNKVRQDRAIWGSARETARPARRVIAIRPGP, from the coding sequence ATATCGCACCGCGCTGTCGATTTTGCCGAGGTCGGCGCGCAGGTCAGACTGGGCCCAGCGGGGGGCTGGACCATCCTGCATCACGAAATGGATGCCAAGGTTGGCGGCCAGCTCGCACAGCTCGCCAGCCGGATGCTCGACGGCTTTGCCAAGAAGAGGGCGGATCAGTTTTTATCGAAATGTCAACAGGTTGCCGGGCCAAGTGGAAGTGACGCATCAGTGGGCGCACCCGAAGAAGGCGTCAGGACAGGATGGTTCGGCCGACGGAACAAGGTGCGACAGGACCGCGCGATATGGGGATCCGCTCGGGAAACCGCCCGACCGGCGCGGCGTGTCATCGCAATCCGTCCTGGCCCTTGA
- a CDS encoding response regulator transcription factor, whose amino-acid sequence MTAYSSATTRPASPTKSSNWALIVDDHPLFCDALELTLRSVTEYTDVRTANSLSGALDEIERSAPPDLVLLDLNLPDVSGLDGLLRLRRQAGGAHVVIVTSVTDNAVISGAIAAGASGFVPKHSRRETFRDAIAAINAGQVYTPSGFVAGEAAAAETENLRRLRSLTKQQARILELVCAGKLNKQIAYDLSIAETTVKAHVTAIMRKLGVQSRTQAVLVAHEASFTSPLPKDE is encoded by the coding sequence ATGACAGCCTATTCATCCGCGACGACCAGGCCGGCCAGCCCCACGAAATCCAGCAACTGGGCGCTGATCGTCGACGACCATCCGCTGTTCTGCGATGCGCTGGAGCTGACGCTGAGGTCGGTGACTGAGTACACGGATGTGCGCACGGCCAACTCCCTGTCCGGTGCGCTTGATGAGATTGAGCGGTCCGCGCCGCCGGATCTGGTATTGCTGGACCTGAACCTGCCCGATGTCAGCGGCCTGGACGGGCTCTTGCGGCTTCGGCGGCAGGCGGGCGGTGCCCATGTGGTCATCGTCACATCCGTCACCGACAACGCGGTGATCAGCGGCGCGATCGCGGCAGGCGCCTCGGGGTTCGTTCCGAAACACAGCCGCAGGGAGACCTTCAGGGATGCCATCGCCGCCATCAATGCCGGACAGGTCTACACCCCCAGCGGTTTCGTCGCCGGAGAGGCCGCGGCAGCGGAAACCGAGAACCTGCGGCGGCTCCGCTCGCTGACCAAACAGCAGGCGCGGATTCTGGAACTGGTCTGTGCCGGGAAGCTGAACAAGCAGATCGCCTACGACCTGTCCATCGCCGAGACGACCGTCAAGGCACATGTCACCGCGATCATGCGCAAGCTTGGCGTGCAAAGCCGCACGCAGGCGGTGCTCGTCGCCCATGAGGCCAGCTTCACATCCCCGTTGCCAAAAGACGAGTAG
- a CDS encoding HpcH/HpaI aldolase/citrate lyase family protein produces the protein MELTANPFTHALAAKEKQLGLWITLSSPFAAEVTAPAGFDWVLIDMEHSPNDYFSVLGQLQAYAATPTTAIVRVEWNDPVKVKRLLDLGAPGLLFPMIETVEEAEKAVASTRYPPRGLRGYSGASRATKFGRITDYAARVEQETTVLLQVETAAAVDRAEEIGAVDGVHGIFFGPGDIAADMGKVGRPMDEDVWSLIRPAAEKLIAQGVPVGTLVQDPAFAADLLRDGFSFVACGTDVVLLARAADGLLAGMRKSLE, from the coding sequence ATGGAACTGACCGCCAATCCCTTCACCCATGCGCTGGCCGCGAAGGAAAAGCAGCTGGGCTTGTGGATCACCTTGTCCAGCCCCTTCGCAGCCGAGGTCACGGCCCCCGCCGGTTTCGACTGGGTGCTGATCGACATGGAGCACAGCCCCAACGATTACTTCAGTGTTCTGGGTCAGTTGCAGGCCTATGCCGCGACCCCGACGACAGCCATCGTGCGGGTGGAATGGAACGATCCGGTCAAGGTCAAGCGCCTGCTGGATCTGGGCGCCCCCGGTCTGCTTTTCCCCATGATCGAAACGGTCGAAGAGGCTGAAAAGGCGGTCGCGTCCACCCGGTATCCGCCGCGTGGCCTGCGCGGCTACTCCGGCGCGTCGCGGGCGACAAAGTTCGGCAGGATCACCGATTACGCCGCGCGGGTGGAGCAGGAAACGACCGTCCTTCTGCAGGTCGAAACCGCCGCCGCCGTGGACCGTGCAGAGGAGATCGGCGCGGTGGACGGCGTGCACGGGATTTTCTTCGGTCCCGGCGATATCGCCGCCGACATGGGCAAGGTCGGCAGACCGATGGACGAAGACGTCTGGTCGCTGATCCGCCCTGCTGCGGAAAAGTTGATCGCGCAAGGTGTCCCCGTGGGAACATTGGTGCAGGATCCGGCCTTTGCCGCAGACCTGCTTCGTGACGGTTTTTCCTTTGTCGCCTGCGGGACGGATGTGGTTCTTCTGGCCCGTGCGGCGGACGGGCTGCTGGCGGGCATGCGCAAGAGCTTGGAATAG
- a CDS encoding 6-hydroxynicotinate reductase — MTKPEKIRCDACPVMCYIAEGRAGACDRYANQGGEIVRCDPLTILDRRIAKGDAVKPFLAADWDGTTASGDDIVVSAIGAGTTYPDYKPAPFIVSRDIDGVDFVTVVTEAIFSYCGVKVKIDTDRHLGSEAATVRAQGEAVGHVMTSEYGSQMLSLGGVDHLTGGEKSEGRVTCDTLLRLCNGEAVELSIDGGSTVVVQAGAAPIVDGRQETRMRVGCGSATIGMFAVQWQGLVDEVVVVDDHITGVVSEHQAGKVIDWPETGIKINGRRSTPGRYFKVAEPGLGWGGTDIDDPLKILGPWRAAKGARPGLSLLMVSTTGEHSAYYVLNDDLEPEAQPMPEALKPSVDLIAENCEPALCTVLFMGGAGGSLRSGVTRNPIHLTNSVKQDRTRVTIGGAPTYRWPGGGITVMVDVTEVPAGAFGYVPTPALVAPLEFTVRRADYEALGGHSGKVRDLDDVLARGGEYGRASRVIGTGS; from the coding sequence ATGACCAAGCCAGAGAAAATCCGCTGCGACGCCTGCCCGGTGATGTGCTACATCGCCGAAGGCCGGGCAGGCGCCTGCGACCGCTATGCGAACCAGGGTGGCGAAATCGTGCGCTGCGATCCGCTGACCATCCTGGACCGGCGCATCGCCAAGGGCGATGCCGTCAAACCCTTCCTCGCCGCGGACTGGGACGGCACCACCGCCTCGGGCGATGACATCGTTGTCTCTGCCATCGGCGCGGGGACCACATACCCCGACTACAAACCGGCCCCCTTCATCGTCAGCCGCGACATCGACGGGGTGGATTTCGTGACGGTCGTGACCGAGGCGATCTTTTCCTATTGCGGCGTCAAGGTAAAGATCGACACCGACAGGCACCTGGGATCCGAGGCCGCCACCGTCCGCGCACAGGGCGAAGCGGTGGGCCATGTGATGACATCGGAATACGGCTCGCAGATGCTGTCGCTCGGCGGGGTCGACCACCTGACCGGCGGCGAAAAGTCCGAAGGCCGCGTGACCTGCGACACGCTGCTGCGCCTGTGCAACGGCGAGGCGGTTGAGCTGAGCATCGACGGCGGCTCAACCGTTGTCGTGCAGGCCGGTGCGGCCCCCATCGTGGATGGTCGGCAGGAAACCCGGATGCGGGTCGGATGCGGGTCGGCCACCATCGGCATGTTCGCGGTACAATGGCAGGGGTTGGTGGACGAAGTCGTGGTCGTGGACGACCACATCACCGGCGTCGTGTCGGAGCACCAGGCGGGCAAGGTGATCGACTGGCCCGAAACCGGCATCAAGATCAACGGCAGACGCTCCACGCCGGGGCGCTATTTCAAGGTGGCGGAGCCGGGTCTGGGCTGGGGTGGGACCGACATCGACGACCCGCTGAAGATCCTCGGCCCGTGGCGCGCGGCCAAGGGCGCACGTCCCGGACTGTCGCTGCTCATGGTGTCGACCACGGGGGAACATTCGGCCTATTACGTGCTCAATGACGATCTGGAGCCCGAAGCACAGCCGATGCCCGAGGCGCTGAAACCTTCGGTCGATCTGATCGCGGAAAACTGCGAACCGGCCCTTTGTACCGTGCTGTTCATGGGCGGCGCGGGCGGCTCGCTGCGGTCTGGCGTCACGCGCAACCCGATCCACCTGACCAATTCGGTGAAACAGGACCGCACCCGCGTCACCATCGGCGGGGCGCCGACCTATCGCTGGCCGGGGGGCGGGATCACGGTGATGGTGGACGTGACCGAGGTGCCCGCGGGGGCGTTCGGCTATGTGCCCACACCGGCGCTCGTGGCGCCGCTGGAATTTACCGTGCGCCGTGCGGATTACGAGGCGCTGGGAGGGCACAGCGGCAAGGTGCGGGACTTGGATGACGTTCTGGCAAGGGGCGGCGAATACGGCCGCGCCTCGCGCGTGATCGGAACCGGATCGTGA
- a CDS encoding UPF0280 family protein gives MSEGPQAHILPDGRRMHLHHGPIDLIIEVTGGDVTACYRAATARFRTLLSGLAAELPMLRRPVDDRTVVTDPVARRMVAAVSPYGAEFVTPMAAVAGAVADDMLAAILDVQQAQKVYINNGGDVAFHLAPGQQITAQGPAGSINIMSDDPVRGLATSGWQGRSHSLGIADAVTVAAATAAAADVAATLIANSVDLPGHPAIRRVPANTLSPDSDLGCRLVTTHVGRLDPAEVAAALARGQAFARGLCRRGLIQEAVLCLAGRTVHATHSEGALSNA, from the coding sequence GTGAGCGAAGGACCGCAGGCGCATATCCTGCCCGACGGACGGCGGATGCATCTGCATCACGGCCCCATCGACCTGATCATCGAAGTCACCGGGGGCGATGTCACCGCCTGCTACCGCGCGGCGACGGCGCGGTTTCGCACGCTTCTGTCGGGTCTTGCCGCCGAATTGCCGATGCTGCGCCGCCCGGTCGACGACAGGACCGTCGTGACCGACCCGGTGGCACGACGCATGGTCGCGGCGGTCTCGCCCTACGGGGCCGAATTCGTCACGCCGATGGCCGCCGTCGCCGGGGCGGTCGCGGACGACATGCTTGCGGCCATTCTGGACGTTCAGCAGGCCCAGAAGGTCTATATCAACAACGGCGGCGACGTGGCGTTTCACCTTGCGCCGGGGCAGCAGATCACGGCGCAGGGGCCAGCGGGGTCCATCAACATCATGTCAGATGATCCGGTGCGCGGCCTTGCGACATCGGGCTGGCAAGGGCGCAGCCATTCGCTGGGCATCGCGGACGCCGTCACCGTCGCCGCCGCGACGGCGGCTGCTGCGGACGTTGCCGCGACGCTGATCGCCAACAGCGTCGATCTGCCCGGTCATCCCGCCATCCGCCGGGTCCCGGCCAACACCCTCAGCCCCGACAGCGACCTGGGCTGTCGGCTGGTCACGACCCATGTGGGCCGGCTCGACCCGGCCGAGGTGGCCGCGGCCCTTGCACGCGGTCAGGCATTTGCCCGCGGGCTGTGTCGCCGGGGCCTGATCCAGGAGGCGGTGCTGTGCCTTGCAGGCCGCACTGTCCATGCAACCCATTCCGAAGGAGCCCTGAGCAATGCCTGA
- a CDS encoding PAS-domain containing protein codes for MSLINPADSLERQNEKLLQITQALMRRVEQKNEQSGVAYAQFERAALLEVQVRERTIELERTLDLLQESNARLEVANRETAIARENLTEAIETISEGFALFDPTDRLVLYNSRFCRDLSDIEGQLHEGLSFDAYVGLISASRMLSLPPGMTAKSWARQRNRRHRDDHVVFNVSLTHDRWLQVSEHRTARGGTVILQTDVTNIIRLERQERQKLRDEQAQILRATLDHLDQGVCIFNRDRKLIGWNRRMEYLLDLPPRDAALGRGFLVLLERLSLQLSFPEHFGSQMLIDWAAQESGRRPISFEVTGEKQQVLSVFAQEMPDRGFVISFTDVSAERAAARALSEMNEMLERRVQSRTRELGIALSEAERANASKSRFVAAASHDLLQPLSAAKLFVSALSDQVMSTDQRGIVEMAETALASVEQIIEALLDISRLDAHRPTFDIQPVKLAAVLGPLRDELTPVAQAKGIDLRVVKSGLSVRSDPGYLRRIVQNLVSNAVRYTQTGKVLVGVRHRGELAQVQVWDTGPGIAEDDQEAIFHEFRRLSADQAEHSLGLGLAIVERACTSLGHRLGLSSALGRGSLFQVDLPIVDVGKAREPEAPDRTASAGLARKGDVVFLVENDDALTNALVLMMESWGAEVIHAGNGEEALKLLSDIDLRPDALVVDYQLGEGMSGLDLLARIRAMHGDVPARLISANRSMELDRACRAKNVKLLPKPIDKSDLFAFLNDPSGTG; via the coding sequence GTGTCCTTGATCAATCCGGCGGATTCGCTTGAACGCCAGAATGAGAAGCTGTTGCAGATCACCCAGGCCCTGATGCGCCGGGTGGAACAGAAGAACGAGCAGTCCGGCGTGGCCTATGCCCAGTTCGAACGTGCGGCGCTGCTGGAGGTGCAGGTGCGCGAACGGACCATCGAACTGGAGCGCACGCTTGACCTGCTGCAGGAGTCGAACGCGCGGCTGGAGGTGGCCAACCGCGAAACCGCCATCGCGCGCGAAAACCTGACCGAAGCGATCGAGACCATCAGCGAAGGTTTCGCGCTGTTCGATCCGACGGATCGGCTGGTGTTGTACAACAGCCGGTTCTGCCGGGATCTGTCGGACATCGAAGGGCAACTGCACGAGGGGCTGTCCTTTGACGCCTATGTGGGGTTGATCTCGGCCAGCCGCATGTTGTCTCTGCCGCCGGGCATGACGGCGAAAAGCTGGGCGCGGCAGCGCAACCGACGCCACCGCGACGACCACGTGGTCTTCAACGTCAGCCTGACCCATGACCGCTGGTTGCAGGTCAGCGAACACCGCACCGCGCGGGGCGGAACCGTGATCCTGCAGACGGATGTCACCAACATCATCCGGCTGGAGCGGCAGGAGCGGCAGAAGCTGCGGGACGAACAGGCCCAGATCCTGCGCGCCACGCTGGATCACCTCGATCAGGGCGTCTGCATCTTCAACCGCGACCGCAAGCTGATCGGTTGGAACCGTCGCATGGAATACCTGCTGGACCTGCCCCCGCGGGATGCAGCCCTGGGGCGCGGCTTTCTCGTGTTGCTGGAACGGCTGAGCCTGCAACTGTCCTTTCCCGAGCATTTCGGCAGCCAGATGCTGATCGACTGGGCCGCGCAGGAAAGCGGACGCAGACCCATCTCCTTTGAAGTGACGGGGGAGAAACAGCAGGTGTTGAGCGTCTTTGCGCAGGAAATGCCGGATCGTGGTTTCGTCATCAGCTTTACCGACGTCAGTGCGGAACGCGCCGCAGCCCGCGCGCTGTCGGAGATGAACGAAATGCTGGAACGCCGTGTGCAAAGCCGGACCCGCGAACTGGGCATCGCCTTGTCCGAGGCGGAACGCGCCAACGCGTCCAAGTCACGCTTTGTCGCAGCGGCAAGCCACGACCTGCTGCAGCCGCTGTCGGCGGCCAAGCTGTTTGTCTCGGCGCTGTCCGACCAGGTGATGAGCACCGACCAGCGCGGAATCGTGGAAATGGCGGAAACCGCGCTTGCCTCCGTCGAACAGATCATCGAGGCGCTGCTGGACATTTCGCGGCTCGACGCACACCGGCCCACGTTCGACATCCAGCCGGTGAAGCTTGCCGCCGTGCTGGGACCCCTGCGCGACGAACTCACGCCCGTGGCACAGGCCAAGGGCATCGACCTGCGGGTGGTAAAGAGCGGCCTGTCGGTGCGCAGCGACCCCGGATATCTGCGCCGGATCGTGCAGAACCTCGTTTCCAACGCGGTGCGCTACACCCAGACAGGCAAGGTTCTGGTGGGCGTGCGTCATCGCGGCGAGCTGGCGCAAGTGCAGGTCTGGGACACCGGCCCAGGCATCGCAGAGGACGATCAGGAAGCGATCTTTCACGAATTCCGGCGCCTCTCTGCGGATCAGGCAGAGCATAGTCTCGGTCTGGGTCTGGCCATCGTCGAACGGGCCTGCACGTCGCTGGGCCACCGGCTGGGGCTCAGCTCTGCCCTGGGGCGGGGCAGTCTGTTTCAGGTGGATCTGCCCATTGTCGACGTCGGCAAGGCGCGGGAGCCGGAAGCCCCCGACCGAACCGCCAGCGCCGGTCTGGCACGCAAGGGCGATGTCGTCTTTCTGGTCGAGAACGACGATGCGCTGACCAATGCGCTGGTGTTGATGATGGAAAGCTGGGGCGCAGAGGTCATCCACGCCGGCAACGGCGAAGAGGCGCTGAAGCTACTGTCGGACATCGACCTCAGACCCGATGCGCTGGTGGTCGACTACCAGCTTGGCGAGGGGATGTCGGGCCTCGACCTGCTTGCCCGCATCCGCGCGATGCACGGTGATGTGCCTGCACGGCTGATCTCGGCCAACCGGAGCATGGAACTGGACCGCGCCTGCCGCGCAAAGAACGTGAAGTTGCTTCCGAAACCCATTGACAAAAGTGATCTTTTTGCATTTCTGAATGATCCTTCCGGGACGGGCTGA
- a CDS encoding FIST N-terminal domain-containing protein, with protein sequence MAIQQDLEPHAESRHRLRRGQVGVDHPDPVAKLAQDLGAEPLAMVALFISAKADFDRLVAEAHAAFGGADVIACTTAGEIGAGGYASDTIIAIGFPRAHFATTSILIEDLDDRSSQSVLDRIALDRVMLQQANPDRRHGFAFLLVDGLSLREDMLTVAIAPALRDMALFGGSAGDGLDFGHTRVALNGRACENAAVLTLVQSDLRVKVFSIDHLVPTESQMVVTEADPDRRIVKSINAEPAAREYARLVGKDPEQLDQFTFASHPVVVRIGGDHHVRAIQQVKEGEELLFFSAIDEGMVLTLAQPQDMVAHLRRKLDELADAGPLTDILGCDCVLRRIEAEQMQTTHAMSGILSDHRVIGFSTYGEQIGALHVNHTMTGVAIYAPGTETE encoded by the coding sequence TTGGCCATTCAGCAGGACCTGGAACCGCATGCGGAGTCACGGCACAGGTTGCGCCGCGGGCAGGTCGGTGTGGATCATCCCGATCCCGTCGCCAAGCTGGCGCAGGATCTGGGCGCAGAACCGCTGGCGATGGTGGCCCTGTTCATCTCCGCCAAGGCAGACTTTGACCGGTTGGTGGCCGAAGCGCATGCCGCCTTTGGCGGCGCGGACGTGATCGCCTGCACCACGGCAGGAGAAATCGGCGCAGGCGGCTATGCCAGTGACACGATCATTGCCATCGGTTTCCCCCGTGCGCATTTCGCCACCACGTCGATCCTGATCGAGGACCTGGATGACCGATCTTCGCAATCCGTGCTGGACCGGATCGCGCTGGACCGCGTGATGCTGCAACAAGCCAACCCTGACAGGCGGCACGGCTTTGCCTTTCTGCTGGTGGACGGCCTGTCGCTGCGCGAGGATATGCTGACCGTCGCCATCGCCCCCGCCTTGCGCGACATGGCGCTTTTCGGGGGGTCGGCGGGCGACGGCCTGGACTTTGGCCACACCCGCGTCGCGCTGAATGGCCGGGCGTGTGAAAACGCCGCCGTGCTGACCCTTGTGCAGTCCGATCTCCGGGTAAAGGTCTTCAGCATCGACCACCTGGTCCCCACCGAAAGCCAGATGGTCGTCACCGAGGCCGATCCGGACCGCCGCATCGTCAAGTCAATCAACGCCGAACCAGCCGCGCGGGAATATGCCCGGCTGGTTGGCAAGGACCCCGAACAGCTGGATCAGTTCACCTTTGCCTCGCACCCGGTTGTCGTGCGCATCGGCGGCGATCACCACGTACGTGCGATCCAGCAGGTTAAGGAGGGCGAAGAGCTCTTGTTCTTCTCGGCCATTGACGAGGGGATGGTCCTGACACTCGCCCAGCCACAGGACATGGTGGCCCATCTGCGCCGGAAGCTGGACGAGCTTGCCGACGCGGGGCCGTTGACGGACATCCTGGGGTGCGACTGCGTCCTGCGCCGGATCGAAGCCGAGCAGATGCAGACCACCCATGCCATGTCCGGCATCCTGTCCGACCATCGCGTCATCGGCTTTTCCACCTATGGCGAGCAGATCGGCGCGCTACACGTCAACCACACCATGACGGGCGTTGCGATCTACGCCCCCGGGACCGAGACGGAGTGA
- a CDS encoding molybdopterin cofactor-binding domain-containing protein encodes MNVHPKNNSDITLTIGGTARRVPTAPGRRLSEVLREELNLKSVKVGCDAGDCGACTVLIDGRQECACLVPAIQADGRTVETLETAEPDLRARLQRAFLAKGAAQCGICTPGLMMAAMELLRQTPQPDEAQVEDALAGVLCRCTGYRKIIAAVRTANAPADAPQAVAAGRSVGRAIPRLDGQRKVDGTEVFGADYAPEGALLVRAVRSPHYHASFELGDIDAWAAKTPGIACVITAADIEGENRYGVIPPLADQPALAEGVARYRGEAVALVVGEAAAVEPLDLGRFPVTWTPLAHVLTETEGVMPDAPQLHGDRPENTLIRGRVACGAPDAALAAAAHVVTGRFETSYVEHAYIEPEAGAAWMEGDTLVIQACTQAPVMDLEDTARVLGLPQNRLRIIPAAAGGGFGAKLDVTLQPLLGLAVLKTGKPCRMVFGRTESMQASTKRHPGTMEATIGADAEGRITAMTFHGEFNTGAYASWGPTVATRVPVHASGPYLTPNYRATSRAVHTHGPTSGAFRGFGVPQAAITQELLYDELALACGLDRLAFRVKNALRDGDRSPCGQVMQAVGLVDCLEALAPHWQDAQEAVAAFNASSTTLKRGLGIASCWYGCGNTALPNPSTIRIGITAEGRLKLHQGATDIGQGANTVITQIAADAIGIAIDAIDLIGPDTALTPDCGKTSASRQTFITGRAAEAAGRSLRGAILRQTNLSDADAITLHDGRLTVTQGNQTGEIDLTGLKADDNGYVIAAEETYDPPTTTLDADGQGTPYAVYGYGAQMAEVEVDLALGTTRVRRIVAAHDVGRAINPLLAEGQIEGGIAQGLGLALMEEYLPGLTENLHNYLIPTIGDMPPVTSILIEKPDPEGPMGAKGLGEHVLIPTAPAILNAIRDASGAKITKVPALPHRVLAAIKASQT; translated from the coding sequence ATGAACGTCCACCCGAAAAACAACAGCGACATCACCCTGACCATCGGTGGCACCGCACGCCGCGTCCCGACCGCGCCGGGCCGCCGCCTGTCCGAGGTCCTGCGCGAGGAGCTGAACCTGAAGAGCGTCAAGGTCGGCTGCGATGCGGGGGACTGCGGCGCCTGTACGGTGCTGATCGACGGACGCCAGGAATGCGCCTGCCTTGTTCCGGCGATCCAGGCCGATGGCCGCACGGTCGAGACCCTGGAGACGGCCGAGCCTGACCTGCGCGCACGGCTGCAACGGGCCTTTCTGGCCAAGGGGGCCGCACAATGCGGCATCTGCACGCCCGGGCTGATGATGGCGGCGATGGAACTGCTGCGCCAGACGCCCCAGCCGGATGAGGCGCAGGTCGAAGACGCGCTTGCCGGGGTGCTGTGCCGATGCACGGGCTACCGCAAGATCATCGCGGCGGTCCGCACGGCGAATGCCCCCGCCGACGCGCCGCAGGCCGTGGCGGCGGGGCGTTCCGTGGGGCGCGCCATTCCCCGGCTCGACGGACAGCGCAAGGTGGACGGCACCGAGGTCTTCGGGGCGGACTACGCGCCCGAAGGTGCGCTGCTGGTGCGCGCGGTCCGCAGCCCGCACTACCACGCCAGTTTCGAGTTGGGCGACATCGACGCCTGGGCGGCGAAGACCCCCGGCATCGCCTGTGTCATCACCGCCGCCGACATCGAGGGTGAAAACCGCTATGGCGTGATCCCGCCGCTGGCCGACCAGCCCGCGCTGGCCGAAGGGGTCGCGCGCTACCGGGGCGAGGCGGTGGCGCTGGTTGTGGGCGAGGCCGCCGCGGTGGAACCGCTGGACCTGGGCCGGTTTCCCGTGACCTGGACGCCGCTGGCGCATGTCTTGACCGAAACCGAAGGCGTCATGCCCGACGCGCCGCAGCTGCACGGTGACCGGCCCGAGAACACGCTGATCCGGGGGCGTGTCGCCTGCGGCGCACCCGATGCGGCGCTGGCGGCGGCGGCCCATGTCGTCACGGGCCGGTTCGAGACGTCCTATGTCGAACACGCCTACATCGAACCCGAAGCCGGCGCCGCCTGGATGGAAGGCGATACGCTGGTCATTCAGGCCTGCACCCAGGCCCCGGTCATGGACCTTGAAGACACCGCAAGGGTTCTCGGCCTGCCGCAGAACCGGCTGCGGATCATTCCGGCGGCGGCGGGCGGCGGGTTCGGCGCGAAACTGGATGTGACGCTGCAGCCGCTTCTTGGGCTCGCCGTGCTCAAGACCGGCAAACCCTGTCGCATGGTCTTTGGCCGGACCGAATCCATGCAGGCCAGCACCAAGCGGCACCCCGGCACGATGGAGGCGACCATCGGCGCGGATGCCGAAGGTCGGATCACCGCGATGACCTTTCACGGCGAATTCAACACGGGTGCCTATGCCAGCTGGGGGCCGACGGTGGCGACCCGCGTGCCGGTCCATGCCTCGGGGCCGTATCTGACGCCCAATTACCGCGCCACCAGCCGGGCGGTGCACACCCATGGCCCCACCTCGGGCGCGTTTCGCGGATTTGGTGTGCCGCAGGCGGCGATCACGCAGGAACTGCTCTACGACGAACTCGCGCTCGCCTGCGGGCTGGACCGCCTCGCGTTCCGGGTGAAGAATGCCCTGCGGGACGGTGACAGGTCGCCCTGCGGGCAGGTGATGCAGGCCGTGGGGCTGGTGGACTGTCTGGAGGCGCTCGCGCCGCATTGGCAGGACGCGCAAGAGGCGGTCGCGGCGTTCAACGCCAGCTCTACCACGCTCAAGCGCGGTCTCGGGATCGCCTCCTGCTGGTACGGCTGCGGCAACACCGCGCTGCCGAATCCGTCGACCATCCGCATCGGCATCACCGCCGAAGGGCGGCTGAAGCTGCACCAGGGCGCCACGGACATCGGGCAGGGGGCGAACACGGTGATCACCCAGATCGCCGCCGACGCCATCGGCATCGCCATCGACGCGATCGACCTGATCGGCCCCGATACCGCCCTGACCCCCGACTGCGGCAAAACGTCGGCCTCGCGGCAGACCTTCATCACCGGCCGCGCGGCAGAGGCTGCGGGCAGATCCCTGCGCGGCGCGATCCTGCGCCAGACCAACCTGTCCGACGCGGACGCGATCACCCTGCACGACGGCAGGCTGACCGTGACACAGGGCAATCAGACAGGCGAAATCGACCTGACCGGCCTCAAGGCGGATGACAACGGCTATGTCATCGCGGCCGAGGAAACCTACGATCCGCCGACCACGACGCTCGACGCCGACGGCCAGGGCACGCCCTATGCCGTATACGGCTACGGCGCGCAGATGGCCGAGGTCGAGGTGGACCTGGCGCTTGGCACCACGCGGGTCCGCCGCATCGTCGCCGCGCATGACGTGGGCCGTGCGATCAACCCGCTGCTGGCCGAGGGCCAGATCGAAGGCGGCATCGCCCAGGGGCTCGGCCTGGCGCTGATGGAGGAATATCTGCCCGGCCTGACCGAAAATCTGCACAACTATCTGATCCCCACCATCGGCGACATGCCTCCCGTCACCTCGATCCTGATCGAAAAACCCGACCCCGAAGGGCCGATGGGGGCAAAAGGGCTGGGTGAACACGTTCTGATCCCCACCGCGCCCGCGATCCTGAACGCGATCCGCGATGCCTCGGGGGCGAAAATCACCAAGGTGCCGGCGCTGCCCCATCGCGTGCTGGCCGCGATCAAGGCGTCACAGACATGA